In Sphingomicrobium sediminis, the genomic window CCCCGACGCGCAGGCCTATACGATCGTCAACCCGCCGCCCAACGTGACGGGCAGCCTGCATATCGGGCACGCGCTCGACAATACGCTGCAAGACATCATGATCCGCTACGAGCGGTTGCGCGGCAAGGACGCGCTGTGGGTCGTGGGCGTCGACCATGCCGGCATCGCCACCCAGATGGTGGTCGAGCGGCAGATGGAAGCCAAACAGGACAAGCGCACCAACTATTCGCGCGAGGACTTCATCAAGAAGGTCTGGGAGTGGAAGGAAGAGAGCGGCGGTACGATTACCGGCCAGCTGCGGCGCCTCGGCTGCTCGATGGACTGGAGCCGCGAGCAGTTCACGATGGACCCGCATTTTTCCAAGGCCGTGCTCAAGGTCTTCGTCGACCTATACAATGACGGCCTCATCTATCGCGACAAGCGACTGGTGAACTGGGACGTCAAATTGAAGACCGCCATCTCCGACCTCGAAGTCGAGACGATCGAGATGAAGGGCGGTTTCTGGCACTTCAAATATCCGCTCGCCGACGGGGTGAAGACCAGCGAGGGCAAGGACTATCTGGAAGTCGCGACGACGCGTCCGGAAACGATGCTCGCGGACATGGCGGTCGCGGTGCATCCCGAAGACGAGCGCTTTGCGTCGGTCGTGGGCAAGATGATCGATCACCCGATTACGGGGCGGAAAATCCCGGTCGTGGCGGACGAGCATGCCGATCCCGAACTGGGCTCGGGCTGCGTGAAGATCACGCCGGGCCACGACTTCAACGATTTCGACGTGGGCAAGCGCGCGGGTATGGAGCCTGCGAAGATGCTCAACATGCTCGATGGCAATGGCGATGTCTGCCAGACCGAGGACGGACTGGTGCCCGATGAATTTATCGGGCTGCATCGTTTCAAGAAGAATGGCGTCGACGGCGCACGCGAATTGGTTGTGACGCGGATGAAGGAGCTCGGCCTCCTCATCCCGCATGTCGACAAGGACGGCGAGGAACATGATGCCGAGCCGCGCACCATCCAAACGCCGTTCGGCGATCGTGGTGGTGTTGTGATTGAGCCTTGGTTGACTGATCAATGGTATGTGGATGCCGAAAAGCTCGCGGTACAGCCGATCGAGGCGGTGAAGAATGGCGACGTCGAGATCGTGCCCAAGAGCTGGGAAAAGACCTTCTTCAACTGGATGGAAAATATCCAGCCCTGGTGCGTGAGCCGGCAGCTTTGGTGGGGTCACCAGATCCCGGCCTGGTATGATGCCGACGGCAAGGCCTATGTCGCGATGAGCGAGGAAGAGGCGCAGGCCCAGGCGGGCGAGGGCGTGGCGCTGAAGCGCGACGAGGATGTGCTCGACACATGGTTCTCGTCCGGGCTTTGGCCTTTCGCGACATTGGGCTGGCCCAACCAGACCGACCTCTTGGCAAAGCATTATCCCAACGACCTGCTCGTCTCAGGCTTCGACATCCTGTTCTTCTGGGACGCGCGGATGATGATGATGGGGCGCCAGCTGACGGGTGAGAATCCGTGGCCGAAGCTCTATCTGCACGGCCTCGTGCGCGCCGCCGACGGGCAGAAAATGTCCAAGTCGAAGGGCAATGTGGTCGATCCATTGGGCCTCATCGACCAATATGGCGCCGATGCGCTGCGCTTCTTCATGGCTGCGATGGAAAGCCAGGGCCGTGACATCAAGATGGATGACAAGCGGGTCGAGGGCTATCGCAATTTCGGCACCAAGATCTGGAACGCCGCGCGTTTCCTCCAGGCCAATGGCATCGGTGGCAGCGATACGATCAGCGCGCCGAGCGCGACAAAGCCGGTCAATCGCTGGATCATCGGCGAAGTCGTCGAGACGCTGGCCCGCCTGGAAAAAGCGTTCGAGGAATTGCGCTTCGACGGGATGGCCGATGCCATCTACCGCTTCGCCTGGGGCACCTTCTGCGACTGGTATCTCGAACTCATAAAGGGCGACATCGATGACGAGACCAAGGCGGTCGCGGCGTGGGCGTTCGACCAGATCCTCGTCATGCTCCATCCCTTCATGCCCTTCATCACCGAAGAGCTGTGGAGCGCGATGGGTGAGCGCGACTATGACCTCATCGTCGCCAAATGGCCGGAGCCAAAGGCTGATGTGGATGCCGAGGCTAAAGCCGGCATCGACTGGACCATCGCGCTGATCAGTGAAGTGCGTGCGCTGCGTGCCGAACTCAACATTCCGTGGAGTTCGCGCCTGACGCTGCATCCGCTGGATGGCGGCGCGACCGACGGGGCCGAGGCACTCGACCGCATGGGCAAGGCCGAATGGGGCGCGGAGATGAAGACTGCGCCATCAGGTTCTGCGCAGATCGTGGTCGCTGGCAAGAGCTATGCGGTGCCGCTGGCCGATGCCATTGATCTCGACGCCGAACGCGCGCGGCTTGCCAAGGCGGCAGAAGCAGCCGAAAAGGAGGTGAAAAGCCTCGAGGGTCGATTGAACAATCCCAATTTCGTCGAACGCGCCAAGCCCGAAGCGGTTGAAAAGGCCAAGGCCGACCATCAAGCCCGCTCGGAAGAAGCGACGCGGCTGCGCGCAGCGCTGGAGCGGCTGGGTTGAGCTTTCCCGCCACCCGGATGCGCCGCCGCCGGCAGGCCCCGTGGATGCGCGAGATGGTGCGCGAGCATCGGCTCCACCCCAGCGACTTCATCTGGCCGCTCTTCATCTGTGAAGGTGAGGGCGAGGAACAGCCGATCGCGTCGCTGCGCGGCGTGTCGCGCTGGTCGATCGACGGCATCGTCGAGCGCGCCAAGGAAGCGGCCGATGCGGGTATTCCGGCTGTCGCGCTCTTCCCCAATACGGCGGACAAGGATCGCAGCGAGGATGCGCGCGAGGCGCTCAATCCAGACAATCTCGTCTGCCGCGCCGTACGCGGCATCAAGGATGCGGGTATCGAGATCGGCGTGATGACCGATGTGGCGTTGGATCCCTATACCAGCCACGGCCACGACGGCCTGCTCGCCGAGGACGGTAGCGTCGACAATGACGCAACGGTCGACATCCTCGCCGCGCAAGCGCTGGTGCAGGCGGCAGCGGGTGCAGACATTGTCGCGCCCTCCGACATGATGGACGGCCGCATCGCCGCGATCCGCGACACGCTGGAAGATGGCGGCCATTCGAATACCGCGATCATGGCCTATTCGGCCAAATATGCCTCTGCGCTCTATGGCCCGTTCCGCGATGCAGTCGGCTCCGGCGATCGCCTCAAGGGTGACAAGCGCGGTTATCAGATGGACCCCGCCAACGGGATGGAAGCGCTGCAGGAAGTCGAGCTCGACATATCCGAGGGCGCGGATTTCGTGATGGTGAAGCCGGGGATGCTCTATCTCGATATCGTCGCGCGGGTTGCCGACACGTTCGAAACGCCCGTCTTTGCCTATATGACCAGCGGGGAATTCGCGATGATCGAAGAATGCGCGGCTGCCGGGGCAGGGGACCGCGACACAATGCTGATGGAAGCGCTGACGGCCTTCAAACGCGCCGGCGCGACGGGCATTTTGAGCTATCATGCGCTGGAGGTCGCGCGTAAGCTTCGCGCATGACCGGGGGCAAGTATAAGCGCGATATGGGGACGCTGGGCGTCGCCTTCCTGACCATCAACGGGCTGATCGGCGCGGGGATTTTCGGCTTGCCCGAAATCCTCCATGACGCCGTCGGCTCGTTCGCGCCTTGGCTGCTGCTCATTGGCGGGGCGTTGGTGATGAGCATCGTCATCTGTTTTGCCGAACTGACCAAGCTGACCGACCGCTCGGGCGGACCGCAGCGCTTCGTCGCGGACGCATTCGGACGTTTTCCGGGCTTCCAGATCGGCTGGACTTTCTATTCTGCGCGCATGTTGAGCCAGGCGGCCAACGTCACCGTGATGATCGCCTATGCAGCGGCGATCTGGCCGGCCATCGGCGATGGCTGGGCATATAGTGCAGCGATCATTGTCACATTGGGTGCGATGACCATCCTCAACATCGTGGGCCTCAAGCGGGTCGTGGCGGTGCTCGGCACGATGACCTTCCTGAAGCTCGCGCCATTGGTCATCCTGATTATCGTCGGGCTTGCGGGCGCCGCGGCACCGGGACCGGTGGTCCTGCCGCAGTTCAGCGCGATCGAGGGTATCGCGCTGGCCGCGCTCTATGCGTTCGTCGGCTTCGAAAATGCGACCATTCCGGCGGGCGAAACACGCGATCCACGCCGCGCCATGCCGCGTGCGCTGACGCTCAGCCTGGCGCTCGTCACCCTGATCTATTTTGCGTTGCAATGGGCCTACAGCCTGTCGCCGATTGCAGGCACCGGGCCTGATGCGCCAGTCGTCGAGCTGGCGCGCCTGTTCGGCGGCGATACGGGCGCGATCCTGATCGCCGCGACCATCGTGATGAGCGTGCTCGCGAACATGACCGCGGGTCACACCTCGGCCAGCAGGATGACGCCTGCGCTGGCTGATGACGGGCTGCTGCCGGCCTGGTTCGGCAAGGTGTCGCGCTGGGGCACGCCGGCCAATTCGATCGCCTTTTTCGGGGTCGGGGCCATCGCTTTCGCATTGTCGGGGACGTTCGTGGTGCTTGCCGCCATTTCGACGCTGGCGCGCCTCGTCGCCTATATCGCGTCCATCGCGGCGCTGCCGCGCCTGCGGCAGGCGGCAGGCCGACCGGCGCTCAATCCGACGATCATGATCGCGGCGCCGATCGGGCTCGTACTCAGCATCTGGGCGACGATGCAGACCAACCAGACGCATTGGCTCACGCTCGGCGGCTTCGCGGCTGTCGGGACGATCCTCTACTTCATCGCCCGCCGGACGCCTGACGATGTCCAAGACGTTTCGGCTTGAGACCGAGCGCCTGATCCTGCGCGACTGGCGCGATGAGGATCGCGACCGCTTTCACCAGATCATGAACACGCCCGCCGTGATGCGCTGGCTCGGCGGCGTGATGGAAACGCCCGACAAATGGCATGCGGCGTTCGAGCGCCTGCAGCGTTATGCGCGTGATTTCGGGCATACGTTCTGGCTGGTTGAGCGCAGATCGGACGGCGAATTGCTGGGCTTTTGCGGGCTCAAGCGGATCAATTACGAGGACGCGCCCAACCAGGGCATGTGCGAGATCGGGTGGCGGTTTCGCGAAAGCGCCTGGGGGCAGGGCTTTGCGCGCGAGGCGGCAACGGCCTGCCTCGATCTCGCCTTCGACCGGTTCGGCTATGACGAGGTCACGGCGGTCACCGTCAGCGGGAATGAAGCGAGCTGGGGGCTGATGCTGCGGCTCGGCATGCGGGAGCGGCCCGATCTTGCCTATAAGGACCGCGAATATAGCCCGAAATATGGTCCGGCGCGGCAATGGGTGATGACTAAAGAAGAGTGGGACGCGCTCAGCGCCTAGTTGGCGAGGCGAATGCTCATCTCTTCGATGGTGCTGGCCTGCTGCGCATCGATCATGAGCAAGGCCTGCATGACCCGTCGCGCTGCCTCACGGTCGGCGGGTGAGGACCAGCCCTCTGCGCCGATGGGTACCGTGATCAGCTGATCGAGGTCGCCCAAGGCAATCGGAAGGGGCGCGCGTGCCACTTCGAGCAGGCTCACGGCCTCTTGGGCGGTGACCCAGCTTTCGCTCCCAGGGGGGCCGGCTACCGATACCAGCTCGAAGGTTTCGAGCAGCAGCGCCTCATAGGCCGAGATGGCGGAATTGGCGCGGGCCCTGATGTCGGCCAGCTGCGCCTCGATCGTCAGCTGCCCAAGATCTGGTTCGGCGCTGCCGACGGGGAGGCGCGGGTCGATCGCTTCGGCAGGACGCTCGGCCAGCGAGGGGCCGTTGGCGTTGGTGCCGCACGAGGCGAGGACGAAAAGGCCGAGAATGGCGAGGCTGCGCATGCTCTGTCCCTAGCCAGCGCAAGGGGGAAGGGCAATCGGCCAGAGGTTTTTCAAAAAAACGTCTTGAAAGGGTGCGCCAACCCCCCTAGTGACCCCCTCAACCCAAGCGCCCGTAGCTCAGCTGGATAGAGTACCTGACTACGAATCAGGTGGTCGGAGGTTCGAATCCTTCCGGGCGCGCCATCTTAAAGAGAAGGCCGCGATGCTCCCAACGGAGCGCGCGGCCTTTTTCTTTGTCTCGAATGTCGGGTTGGTCGCTTAGGCGGTCACGGTCTCGAACTGAGCGGCACGCTGGGCGAAGGTATCGGCAAGCATCTCGTGACGTTCGCGGGCTGCCTTGGTCACCGACCTAATGGCAAGCATGCGCTCCTGAGCAGCGCGGCGTTGGTAAAAGCGAACGTTCGATTCAATCTGCATTCCATCCCCCGGAAATTAGCGTGTCTGTGATCCTGCTCCGATTCGGTTCCTAACCTGACGATGCAGGAGAATGGTAAAGTGACGGTAAATTGCAAGGCAGGAATCTGGGATGCCAACATAGGTTATGTCGTTTGTCCGACATTTCACGCGGCTGTCATGAAAATCGAATGAAATCAGCCGCGACGGGCGCTGTGCTCATTCAAGGTCGCAACGCGGCGACGGTCGCTCGAACGGCGACGATGGCGGCGGCGCAACGAGGCGCTGCGCAGATGCCGTGTCGGGGCCTGGTAGGGTCCCTGGACGATGGCCGGCTCAGCGGGACGGACCGCATCGAGCAACTTGGCACCGGCCACGAAGACGACGCCGAGGCAGCCCGCGCAGAGCGCGACGCCGAGCGTGCCGGGATATTGGCCGAGATAGGCGATGCCCCGCGTCACTGCCCCCATGGCGATGGCAAAAATCACCAGATACGCTTCGAAGCGCGTCTTGATAGTGAATAGGCGGACGACTCGTTTTAGCATCATGAACAGTTAAGCAAACGGCGTGCCATTCGCCAAGTTCCGCCAAAAAGGTCTTAAGCGGGATGGTTACCTGTTTATTAATCCGACACTTTTGCGGGCTCGCGCAATTCGGCGAGATCCATGACATCGAGCATCGCATCACGTGCATCGGCGACCACCTTGAGCAAGGTGGCGCTGGTCAGCTCGCGCGCATCGATGGTCTCGGGCCAGGTGCGTTCGACGCAGGCGGCCATGGCGTCGAGCTTGTCCTCGTTGGCGAGGAAGCGCGGATCGACGTCGGCGGGATCGCAGGCGACACGCAGACGCAGGCAGGCCGGGCCGCCGCCATTGGCCATGGACTGGCGCACATCGACCACTTCGACGCGCTGGATCGGGCCGTTGCCGGCAAGGTGACGTTCGAGCCAGGCCCAGACGGTCGGCGTCTCGCGGCACTCGCCGGGAACGATGAGGGTCTGTTTGCCGTCGGGGAGCGTGACTAGCTGCGCGTTGAAGAGATAGCTGGAGATGGCATCGGCCAGCGGGACTTCGTCGGCGCCGACTTCGACATATTGGAGATCGTCGAACTTCTCGCCGATCCGTTCGACCGTCGCAGCTTGGTCAGCAAAAGCGAGTTCGTGGGCGAAGAGGACGCGCTCGTTGGCGACGGCGACGACGTCATTGTGGAAGGCGCCGGCAGCGATCGCTTCTTCGGACTGCTGGATGAAAAGGGTGCGGTCGGCATCGAGCCGGTGGAGGCGGGCGATGGCCTGGCTGGCCTCGATATGCTGGCGGGCCGGGAAGGGGCCGCCCGAGATGCCGTAGACGAAGAGCTCGAGGCCGGGGTCGCCATGACCGGTCGAGAGGCGCATGAAGTTGGCGGCGCCTTCGTCGCCGAAGGCGGGCGGGACGGGATCGTGGACGGCAAAGGCGGCCTCGTTGCCGAAAGCGACGCGCAATTGCTTGAGCGTGTCGGGCCATTCATGGCTGCGATGCGGCATGGTCTTGAGATTGGCGACGGTGAGGTGGCAGCGCCCGTCCGCCGTGTCGGGCGCAGGGCTGACCGTCGCTGCATTGGCGGCCCACATCGCGCTGGCGCTCATCGCATTGGCGGCGAGCGCATGGCTGGTCTCGCTAATGTCGGCACCGAGGCGTGCAAGCCATCCATGATTGGGGCGGGGGAGCGGCATGAAGACGCCTTGCACCAGTCCCAGCCGCAGGTTGGCGCGCATCTTCTCGATGCCCTGCAACGCTGCGGCGCGCGGCTGCGAGACGTCGCCGGCATTGCGGGTCGAGGCCAGGTTGCCGAGACTGAGGCCCGCATAATTGTGGCTCGGCCCGATCAGGCCGTCGAAATTGATCTCGCGGATCGCGCCCCCGCTCACAGGCGGCGTCCGATGGCGAGTACGCGGTCGCCATTTTCGACATCGAGCGCGGCGATGCTGGCCTCGTCCATGTAGATTTGGTCGCCGTCGATCTCGGCCATGGCGTGGCAGGCGCGGAAATCCTTGAGACGACCGGTGGCGACAATCATTTTTTCGCCTTTGGCATCGCCGAGAGTGCCGTCAAGCTGGTACCAGTCGCTTTCCTTGACCGTACGCACATCGTCCGTGTCGCCGACGACTGTGGGCCCGCCATCGAAAATGTCGAGATAATGGTCGTATTTGAGCCCCTCATTTTCGAGCATGCGCATGGCGGCGCGGCCCGAAGGGTGAGGCTGGCCGATGACGGCGCGCGCGGCCTCGGGGAGCAGGCTGACGTAGATCGGCGTCTTGGGCATCAGGTCGGCGATG contains:
- a CDS encoding N-succinylarginine dihydrolase, with the translated sequence MSGGAIREINFDGLIGPSHNYAGLSLGNLASTRNAGDVSQPRAAALQGIEKMRANLRLGLVQGVFMPLPRPNHGWLARLGADISETSHALAANAMSASAMWAANAATVSPAPDTADGRCHLTVANLKTMPHRSHEWPDTLKQLRVAFGNEAAFAVHDPVPPAFGDEGAANFMRLSTGHGDPGLELFVYGISGGPFPARQHIEASQAIARLHRLDADRTLFIQQSEEAIAAGAFHNDVVAVANERVLFAHELAFADQAATVERIGEKFDDLQYVEVGADEVPLADAISSYLFNAQLVTLPDGKQTLIVPGECRETPTVWAWLERHLAGNGPIQRVEVVDVRQSMANGGGPACLRLRVACDPADVDPRFLANEDKLDAMAACVERTWPETIDARELTSATLLKVVADARDAMLDVMDLAELREPAKVSD
- a CDS encoding APC family permease is translated as MTGGKYKRDMGTLGVAFLTINGLIGAGIFGLPEILHDAVGSFAPWLLLIGGALVMSIVICFAELTKLTDRSGGPQRFVADAFGRFPGFQIGWTFYSARMLSQAANVTVMIAYAAAIWPAIGDGWAYSAAIIVTLGAMTILNIVGLKRVVAVLGTMTFLKLAPLVILIIVGLAGAAAPGPVVLPQFSAIEGIALAALYAFVGFENATIPAGETRDPRRAMPRALTLSLALVTLIYFALQWAYSLSPIAGTGPDAPVVELARLFGGDTGAILIAATIVMSVLANMTAGHTSASRMTPALADDGLLPAWFGKVSRWGTPANSIAFFGVGAIAFALSGTFVVLAAISTLARLVAYIASIAALPRLRQAAGRPALNPTIMIAAPIGLVLSIWATMQTNQTHWLTLGGFAAVGTILYFIARRTPDDVQDVSA
- a CDS encoding valine--tRNA ligase; this encodes MTELAKTFEPGPIEAKWYQHWEKGGLFRPERPDAQAYTIVNPPPNVTGSLHIGHALDNTLQDIMIRYERLRGKDALWVVGVDHAGIATQMVVERQMEAKQDKRTNYSREDFIKKVWEWKEESGGTITGQLRRLGCSMDWSREQFTMDPHFSKAVLKVFVDLYNDGLIYRDKRLVNWDVKLKTAISDLEVETIEMKGGFWHFKYPLADGVKTSEGKDYLEVATTRPETMLADMAVAVHPEDERFASVVGKMIDHPITGRKIPVVADEHADPELGSGCVKITPGHDFNDFDVGKRAGMEPAKMLNMLDGNGDVCQTEDGLVPDEFIGLHRFKKNGVDGARELVVTRMKELGLLIPHVDKDGEEHDAEPRTIQTPFGDRGGVVIEPWLTDQWYVDAEKLAVQPIEAVKNGDVEIVPKSWEKTFFNWMENIQPWCVSRQLWWGHQIPAWYDADGKAYVAMSEEEAQAQAGEGVALKRDEDVLDTWFSSGLWPFATLGWPNQTDLLAKHYPNDLLVSGFDILFFWDARMMMMGRQLTGENPWPKLYLHGLVRAADGQKMSKSKGNVVDPLGLIDQYGADALRFFMAAMESQGRDIKMDDKRVEGYRNFGTKIWNAARFLQANGIGGSDTISAPSATKPVNRWIIGEVVETLARLEKAFEELRFDGMADAIYRFAWGTFCDWYLELIKGDIDDETKAVAAWAFDQILVMLHPFMPFITEELWSAMGERDYDLIVAKWPEPKADVDAEAKAGIDWTIALISEVRALRAELNIPWSSRLTLHPLDGGATDGAEALDRMGKAEWGAEMKTAPSGSAQIVVAGKSYAVPLADAIDLDAERARLAKAAEAAEKEVKSLEGRLNNPNFVERAKPEAVEKAKADHQARSEEATRLRAALERLG
- the hemB gene encoding porphobilinogen synthase yields the protein MSFPATRMRRRRQAPWMREMVREHRLHPSDFIWPLFICEGEGEEQPIASLRGVSRWSIDGIVERAKEAADAGIPAVALFPNTADKDRSEDAREALNPDNLVCRAVRGIKDAGIEIGVMTDVALDPYTSHGHDGLLAEDGSVDNDATVDILAAQALVQAAAGADIVAPSDMMDGRIAAIRDTLEDGGHSNTAIMAYSAKYASALYGPFRDAVGSGDRLKGDKRGYQMDPANGMEALQEVELDISEGADFVMVKPGMLYLDIVARVADTFETPVFAYMTSGEFAMIEECAAAGAGDRDTMLMEALTAFKRAGATGILSYHALEVARKLRA
- a CDS encoding GNAT family N-acetyltransferase, encoding MSKTFRLETERLILRDWRDEDRDRFHQIMNTPAVMRWLGGVMETPDKWHAAFERLQRYARDFGHTFWLVERRSDGELLGFCGLKRINYEDAPNQGMCEIGWRFRESAWGQGFAREAATACLDLAFDRFGYDEVTAVTVSGNEASWGLMLRLGMRERPDLAYKDREYSPKYGPARQWVMTKEEWDALSA